The following coding sequences are from one Streptomyces venezuelae window:
- a CDS encoding SGNH/GDSL hydrolase family protein, whose amino-acid sequence MTKRHGYALLAAVLAVIVVISAAIYVGVAGTDDGSKDTISAGPSGPRNSAAPASSGIWVGSWSASPAGFEPGTEQKGFAGRSIRNVVHTSVGGSSARITLSNLYGTTPLSITHASIALASASNNPAAAAGTLRRLTFNGNTSVVIPPGAQVMSDAARLRVPHDADLLVTTYSPTPSGPVTYHPHARQISYVAEGDRTEDQLGDAYTEQSPYWRYLSAVDVLSNETDGTVVVFGDSITDGISSTMGANRRWTDVLADRLREESGAPRYGVVNQGISGNRILSDGLGNPAVNPSGLSRFDRDVLDRTGVKAVVIALGVNDILRNPHQNDPDRIVEGLRELTRQAHTRGLRVVGATLMPFGGHRGYEPALERVRQAVNEEIRSGRVFDEVVDFDRALRDPYDPRKLRERYDSGDHLHPSDAGFRRMAETFNLSHLKGSAAAEL is encoded by the coding sequence ATGACCAAGCGACACGGTTATGCCCTTCTCGCCGCGGTTCTCGCGGTCATAGTGGTGATTTCCGCAGCCATATACGTCGGGGTCGCAGGCACCGACGACGGCTCGAAAGACACGATCAGCGCGGGCCCGAGCGGTCCCCGCAACTCTGCCGCACCCGCCTCCTCCGGCATCTGGGTCGGCTCCTGGTCCGCGTCGCCCGCGGGGTTCGAACCGGGCACGGAGCAGAAGGGGTTCGCAGGCCGCTCCATCCGCAACGTCGTGCACACGAGCGTCGGCGGCAGCAGCGCCCGCATCACCCTCTCCAACCTGTACGGCACGACGCCGCTCAGCATCACGCACGCCTCGATCGCGCTGGCCTCCGCATCGAACAACCCCGCCGCCGCGGCCGGCACGCTGCGCAGGCTCACCTTCAACGGCAACACGTCGGTGGTGATCCCGCCGGGCGCCCAGGTGATGAGCGACGCGGCGCGGCTGCGGGTGCCGCACGACGCGGACCTGCTCGTCACGACGTACTCCCCGACCCCGTCGGGGCCCGTCACCTACCACCCGCACGCCCGGCAGATCAGCTACGTCGCCGAGGGCGACCGCACGGAGGACCAGCTCGGCGACGCGTACACGGAGCAGAGCCCGTACTGGCGCTACCTCTCCGCGGTGGACGTCCTCAGCAACGAGACCGACGGGACCGTCGTCGTCTTCGGTGACTCCATCACCGACGGCATCTCGTCCACGATGGGCGCGAACCGGCGCTGGACGGACGTCCTCGCGGACCGGCTGCGCGAGGAGTCGGGCGCGCCGCGCTACGGCGTCGTGAACCAGGGCATCAGCGGCAACCGCATCCTCTCCGACGGGCTCGGCAACCCCGCCGTCAACCCCAGCGGTCTCTCCCGGTTCGACCGGGACGTGCTGGACCGGACGGGCGTCAAGGCCGTCGTCATCGCGCTCGGTGTCAACGACATCCTGCGCAACCCGCACCAGAACGATCCCGACCGGATCGTCGAGGGGCTGCGCGAGCTGACCCGGCAGGCGCATACGCGCGGGCTGCGGGTCGTGGGGGCGACGCTGATGCCGTTCGGAGGGCACCGGGGGTACGAGCCCGCGCTGGAGCGCGTGCGGCAGGCGGTGAACGAGGAGATCCGGTCGGGGCGGGTCTTCGACGAGGTCGTGGACTTCGACCGGGCATTGCGGGATCCGTACGATCCGCGGAAGCTGCGGGAGCGGTACGACTCGGGGGACCATCTGCACCCTTCGGACGCGGGGTTCCGGCGGATGGCCGAGACGTTCAACCTCTCGCACCTGAAGGGCTCGGCCGCGGCCGAGCTCTGA
- a CDS encoding DUF1707 domain-containing protein yields MSDDAHRTPPRLPDLRASDADRERVAEQLRDAVAEGRLDMTEFEERLDATYKARTYGELEPLTRDLPSHEAVTAKADLVKHGASTDPVAINWPERMVEGAEPSSSLGFAFWSGFGRKGSWVVGRRFTAFAMWGGGEIDLREARFTDRDVEIRCFTIMGGLQVVVPPDMTVVVRGFGIMGGFDDKATGEGTPGSPRVVVTGFALMGGVGVDRKVRRAEKLRQREERRRQKLERKKNTPD; encoded by the coding sequence ATGAGTGACGACGCCCACCGCACGCCTCCCCGCCTCCCGGACCTGCGCGCCTCCGACGCCGACCGGGAACGGGTCGCCGAGCAGCTCCGGGACGCGGTGGCCGAGGGCCGCCTCGACATGACGGAGTTCGAGGAGCGCCTGGACGCGACGTACAAGGCGCGGACGTACGGCGAGCTGGAGCCGCTCACCCGCGACCTCCCGTCGCACGAGGCGGTCACGGCCAAGGCGGACCTGGTCAAACACGGCGCGAGCACGGACCCGGTGGCGATCAACTGGCCCGAACGCATGGTGGAGGGCGCCGAACCTTCTTCGTCGTTGGGCTTCGCCTTCTGGAGCGGCTTCGGCCGCAAGGGCAGCTGGGTGGTGGGCCGCCGGTTCACCGCGTTCGCGATGTGGGGCGGCGGCGAGATCGACCTGCGCGAGGCCCGCTTCACGGACCGCGACGTCGAGATCCGCTGCTTCACGATCATGGGCGGCCTCCAGGTCGTCGTCCCCCCTGACATGACCGTGGTCGTACGCGGCTTCGGCATCATGGGCGGCTTCGACGACAAGGCCACGGGGGAGGGGACGCCGGGCTCCCCGCGCGTGGTCGTGACGGGCTTCGCCCTGATGGGCGGCGTGGGCGTGGACAGAAAGGTCCGCAGAGCGGAGAAACTCCGCCAGCGGGAAGAACGCCGCCGCCAGAAGCTGGAACGAAAGAAGAACACTCCGGACTGA